Below is a genomic region from Mycoplasma phocoeninasale.
TATCGAAAGTTTAAACATTGATAGCTTAGATCTAGTAATACTTGTTAGTGATATTGAAAAGAAATATAACATAAATATTTTAGATGATGAAGAACTAAATAATTTAAAAACCGTAGATGATATTGTTAAATTGTTTGCTAAAAAAATAAATAAATAGCATTAACATGTTAAAATATTTAACATAGCATTTTACGGGTATAGTTCAATGGTAGAACAACGGGCTTCAACCCCGTGTGTTGTGAGTTCGAGTCTTGCTACCCGTGCCATATCATTAATTTGAAAAAAATAAGTAATGTTTGTTTAATACTACATTACTTATTTTATTTACGCTTTTCGGTTAGTCAT
It encodes:
- a CDS encoding acyl carrier protein; this translates as MNIEEVVLKEIKKLTRVKFDLNSTIESLNIDSLDLVILVSDIEKKYNINILDDEELNNLKTVDDIVKLFAKKINK